A genomic window from Shewanella vesiculosa includes:
- a CDS encoding tyrosine-type recombinase/integrase — MVILNRGQRSGVKKPFRLEEIWRIRTRLEIESNLMQLALLNLAIDSKLRASDLLPLKVCDISSQDRIFNRVKHIQHKTDIEVQFEITSRTQQSLIKWILLASLSASDFVFPSPRLKQQSISYSYYRYIVRKWASDLGLDPNLYGTHSMRRTKVTLVYAKTKNIRAVQLLLGHTKVDNTIRYLGVELEDALLLSESTDC; from the coding sequence ATGGTCATATTAAACCGTGGGCAACGAAGTGGTGTCAAAAAGCCTTTTCGTCTTGAAGAAATTTGGCGAATTCGTACCAGACTTGAGATTGAGAGCAACTTGATGCAGTTAGCACTGCTCAATTTGGCAATTGATAGCAAACTTAGGGCGAGCGACTTATTACCTTTGAAAGTATGCGATATTTCTTCTCAAGACCGGATATTTAATCGAGTTAAGCATATCCAACATAAGACTGACATTGAAGTTCAGTTTGAAATCACGTCAAGAACCCAACAAAGTCTGATTAAATGGATTTTGCTTGCATCGTTAAGCGCAAGCGATTTTGTTTTCCCCAGTCCTAGATTAAAGCAACAGTCGATTAGCTACTCATACTATAGATACATTGTTAGGAAATGGGCATCCGATCTGGGATTAGATCCGAACCTATATGGAACCCACTCTATGAGGCGAACCAAGGTGACTCTTGTCTATGCCAAAACAAAGAATATTCGAGCAGTTCAACTTTTACTAGGTCATACAAAGGTAGATAATACGATAAGATATCTTGGTGTTGAATTAGAAGATGCTCTCTTACTTTCAGAAAGTACAGATTGCTAA
- a CDS encoding MerR family transcriptional regulator: MKVNQLAKKLNVTSDTVRFYTRIGLLSPCKSPDNGYKYYGEKDLSRMQFIISSRQLDFSVEDIKLIFSNTDHGESACHLVRELVKQKLDETEEQFNKTMKLRARLFQAVEQWSTMPDNLPTGNMVCHLIESTHQADTQTTTVTQLDHIILASTEVK; the protein is encoded by the coding sequence ATGAAGGTTAATCAATTAGCTAAAAAACTCAATGTAACCAGTGACACTGTTAGATTTTATACTCGTATAGGTCTACTCTCTCCCTGTAAGTCACCTGATAATGGATATAAATATTATGGCGAGAAAGATTTGAGCCGTATGCAATTTATCATAAGTTCTCGTCAGCTTGATTTTTCGGTTGAAGACATTAAGTTGATTTTTTCTAACACTGACCATGGTGAAAGTGCGTGCCACCTTGTACGTGAATTAGTAAAACAAAAGTTAGATGAAACGGAAGAACAATTTAATAAAACAATGAAATTAAGAGCAAGACTTTTTCAGGCAGTTGAACAATGGTCAACTATGCCAGATAACTTGCCTACAGGAAATATGGTTTGTCATTTGATTGAAAGTACGCATCAAGCTGATACTCAGACAACAACAGTTACTCAGCTTGACCACATTATATTAGCGTCAACGGAGGTTAAGTAA
- a CDS encoding undecaprenyl-diphosphate phosphatase yields MDLINAVILGIIQGITEFLPISSSAHLILAPLVAGWKDQGVAFDLAVHIGTLLAVLLYFKNDVTNLIYDGLCSFQHRQFVGQGKILLLLIIATVPAALVGLLLMDLIDEQLRSVEVVFFTTLGFGLLLGWADWRPNQQCDLSSLRLKDALLIGIAQAFALIPGTSRSGATITASLLLGLSREAASRFSFLLAIPITALAASAKILEVASSDIHIDLLAFLVGGLTSFVMALTAIHFFLKWLDRFGMWPYVIYRIVLAALIYFIFLT; encoded by the coding sequence ATGGATTTAATTAATGCTGTAATACTAGGGATTATACAAGGTATTACAGAATTCCTACCGATTTCAAGTTCTGCTCACCTTATTCTCGCTCCTCTGGTTGCTGGCTGGAAGGACCAAGGGGTGGCATTCGACCTAGCTGTCCATATAGGCACCTTGCTTGCTGTTTTACTCTACTTTAAAAATGATGTAACAAACCTAATTTACGATGGTTTGTGTTCATTTCAACATCGTCAATTCGTTGGTCAAGGGAAAATCCTGCTGTTGTTAATCATTGCGACAGTGCCGGCGGCTTTGGTTGGTTTGTTGTTAATGGATCTCATTGACGAGCAGTTACGATCCGTTGAAGTCGTCTTTTTCACCACATTGGGGTTTGGTTTGTTATTAGGCTGGGCTGATTGGCGGCCTAACCAGCAATGCGACTTATCTTCATTGCGCTTAAAAGACGCTTTACTCATCGGTATCGCACAAGCATTTGCTCTTATTCCTGGCACCTCTCGTTCAGGTGCAACCATCACCGCAAGCTTGCTGCTAGGTTTAAGCAGAGAAGCCGCTTCGCGCTTTTCATTTTTACTTGCCATTCCCATTACAGCATTGGCCGCGAGCGCAAAAATATTGGAAGTGGCATCAAGTGACATACATATCGATTTGCTTGCTTTTTTGGTAGGCGGATTAACTTCTTTCGTCATGGCTTTGACTGCTATCCACTTTTTCTTAAAGTGGCTGGATCGATTTGGTATGTGGCCTTATGTGATTTATAGAATCGTCTTGGCTGCATTAATTTATTTCATTTTTTTAACTTAA
- the ltrA gene encoding group II intron reverse transcriptase/maturase, producing the protein MMISTEISASPDSEQWQSIDWKSVEPHVLKLQMRIAKATREGKHGKAKALQWILTHSRSAKLLAVKRVSQNKGSKTPGIDGVIWNTDTRRMKAVNQLSRKAYQAKPLKRIYIPKKNGKLRPLGIPCMIDRAQQALHLLALEPISETLADPNSYGFRPNRSTADAVDQCFKCLALKKSAQWVLEGDIKSCFDKIGHQWLIDNIAIDKRMLEQWLKSGFMDKGLFYRTDEGTPQGGVISPTLMLMTLARLEQRIKSTALKKGARANFIGYADDFVVTCASKEVLENDIKPLIADFLAERGLTLSEEKTHITHISNGFDFLGFNHRKYKGKLLIKPSKSNTLLFLSNLRELIKKHATIPVNDLIKLINPKLRGWANYYRHCVAKQVFGYVGHKLFYSLWHWAVRRHPTKSKTWVALKYFINRKGQWQFHGWQKVKDMDCQFNLFQIAKVPIERHVKIRSAAIPFDPQHQEYLARRKSKRQARNAWNEPALTAL; encoded by the coding sequence ATGATGATTTCAACAGAGATTAGTGCCTCTCCTGACAGCGAACAATGGCAGTCCATAGACTGGAAATCTGTTGAACCGCATGTATTAAAGCTTCAGATGCGTATTGCAAAGGCAACACGAGAAGGGAAACACGGTAAAGCGAAAGCGTTGCAGTGGATACTGACTCACTCGCGTTCAGCAAAACTTCTTGCTGTTAAGCGTGTATCACAAAATAAAGGCAGTAAAACGCCTGGAATAGACGGTGTTATCTGGAATACAGATACCCGCCGCATGAAAGCAGTAAATCAATTGAGCAGGAAGGCATATCAAGCCAAACCACTCAAGCGTATCTATATCCCCAAAAAGAATGGCAAACTCAGACCTCTTGGTATCCCATGCATGATAGACAGAGCACAACAAGCGCTCCACCTTCTTGCATTAGAACCAATATCGGAGACGCTTGCTGACCCAAACAGCTATGGATTTAGACCAAATCGTAGCACTGCTGACGCAGTCGATCAGTGCTTCAAATGTTTGGCTCTAAAGAAATCAGCACAATGGGTTCTTGAGGGAGATATCAAATCCTGCTTCGACAAAATCGGGCATCAATGGCTAATAGATAACATCGCCATCGATAAACGTATGCTGGAACAATGGTTAAAGTCTGGTTTTATGGACAAAGGGCTGTTTTATCGTACTGATGAGGGCACGCCACAAGGAGGGGTTATATCCCCAACCTTGATGCTAATGACTCTTGCTAGACTTGAGCAGCGTATAAAGTCTACAGCACTCAAAAAGGGTGCTAGAGCCAACTTTATTGGATACGCCGACGATTTCGTCGTCACCTGCGCTTCAAAGGAAGTGCTCGAGAACGATATCAAACCGTTGATCGCTGATTTCTTAGCGGAAAGAGGCTTAACACTCTCCGAAGAGAAAACGCATATTACCCACATCAGCAATGGTTTTGACTTCTTAGGGTTCAATCATAGGAAGTACAAAGGAAAATTGCTCATTAAACCGAGTAAATCCAACACGCTGTTGTTCTTGAGTAACCTGCGCGAACTCATCAAAAAGCACGCAACCATCCCTGTTAACGACCTTATCAAACTGATAAATCCGAAACTAAGGGGGTGGGCGAATTATTATCGTCATTGCGTTGCTAAACAAGTATTCGGGTATGTTGGGCACAAACTATTCTATTCGTTATGGCACTGGGCAGTAAGGCGCCATCCAACAAAGTCTAAGACTTGGGTAGCCCTTAAATACTTCATCAACCGAAAAGGCCAATGGCAATTTCACGGTTGGCAGAAGGTCAAGGATATGGATTGCCAATTCAATCTATTCCAAATAGCCAAAGTGCCTATTGAGAGACATGTGAAAATTCGAAGTGCGGCTATACCATTCGATCCTCAACACCAAGAATACTTGGCTAGGAGAAAATCGAAAAGGCAAGCTCGTAACGCTTGGAATGAACCTGCTCTCACTGCTTTATAA
- a CDS encoding heavy metal translocating P-type ATPase: MNQTKNSLMQLNILGAGCASCVGKIEKAINSVEGVDSAEMNFADRTVLVNGKASAELIIKAVESAGYNASQIKAESAEDVMNEKEQADLQHYKSLLRHTIIALSVGIPLMIYGLFIGEMTVSTLLEQVVWGLVGVVTLAIMLISGRHFYIGAWKSFLNHNANMDTLIALGTGTAWVYSMLIVAFPQLFPEMARHVYFEATAMIIGLINLGLALEVKARAVKPLKRLSVSLVCKLKLLGLSVMEKTSTSILLMYYLMITLKFALAKKIPVDGVVIEGNSTIDESMLTGEPMPVEKVIGDDVVTGTLNKSGSIIFKATRVGKDTALARIISMVKRAQNSKPPIGRLADVIAAYFVPAIMIIATVSAMVWFNFGPEPSSVFAIVSATTVLIIACPCALGLATPMSVMVGVGKAAESGVLIRNGEALQTASKITAMVLDKTGTITEGKPQVTDIILVNTDSEEQVLALSAGIESHSEHPLAQAIVESANDRGIEAINTEHFNAISGKGVEAEVDGQILLFGNLKLMQDKNIDIGFNEAKAQVLAENAKTPMYLALAGQLLAIIAVSDPIKPDSIEAIARLKRSGIKVIMLTGDNKATAAAVAKKVGIDDFFAEVMPEDKANKVAELQQQNEVVGMTGDGINDAPALALADVGFAIGTGTDVAIESADITLMRGSLHGLADAIAISKATLRNIKQNLFGAFIYNVAGIPLAAGVLFPVFGILLNPVIAGAAMAFSSLTVVSNANRLRLFKAKEH, encoded by the coding sequence ATGAATCAAACAAAAAACTCACTTATGCAACTCAATATCCTCGGCGCAGGCTGCGCGAGTTGTGTTGGCAAAATTGAAAAAGCGATTAACAGCGTAGAAGGCGTTGATTCGGCCGAGATGAATTTTGCGGACAGAACGGTACTGGTTAACGGTAAAGCATCTGCCGAGTTGATTATAAAAGCGGTCGAAAGCGCTGGTTACAATGCCTCTCAAATAAAGGCGGAGTCGGCAGAAGATGTCATGAACGAGAAAGAACAGGCTGATTTGCAACATTATAAAAGTTTATTACGCCATACCATTATCGCTCTGTCCGTCGGTATTCCGTTGATGATTTATGGACTGTTTATTGGCGAAATGACGGTATCAACCCTATTAGAACAAGTGGTGTGGGGACTGGTTGGTGTGGTGACTCTTGCGATTATGCTGATATCAGGTAGGCATTTTTATATCGGTGCATGGAAATCATTTTTAAACCATAACGCCAATATGGATACCCTCATTGCCTTAGGTACCGGTACTGCTTGGGTTTACTCTATGTTGATAGTTGCATTTCCACAATTATTTCCCGAGATGGCAAGGCATGTTTACTTTGAAGCGACCGCAATGATTATTGGTTTAATTAATCTTGGTTTAGCACTAGAAGTTAAAGCGCGCGCGGTAAAACCTCTGAAGCGATTAAGCGTCTCATTGGTTTGCAAGCTAAAACTGCTCGGGTTATCCGTGATGGAAAAGACCTCGACATCGATATTGCTCATGTATTACTTAATGATCACGTTAAAGTTCGCCCTGGCGAAAAAAATCCCAGTTGATGGGGTGGTTATTGAAGGTAACAGCACCATTGATGAATCAATGTTGACTGGTGAGCCAATGCCTGTTGAAAAAGTGATCGGTGACGATGTGGTCACTGGCACCTTGAATAAATCAGGCTCGATCATATTTAAAGCCACTCGTGTAGGTAAAGATACTGCACTGGCGCGCATTATTAGTATGGTCAAACGGGCGCAAAACTCTAAGCCGCCGATTGGACGTTTAGCTGATGTTATAGCCGCTTACTTTGTGCCCGCCATTATGATCATCGCTACAGTCAGTGCCATGGTGTGGTTTAACTTTGGCCCTGAGCCGTCGAGTGTATTTGCCATCGTGTCTGCAACAACAGTATTAATTATTGCTTGTCCTTGTGCGTTAGGACTCGCAACGCCAATGTCAGTGATGGTCGGCGTTGGTAAGGCGGCTGAATCGGGAGTGCTTATTCGGAACGGTGAAGCATTGCAAACCGCGTCTAAAATAACCGCCATGGTATTGGATAAAACCGGCACCATTACCGAAGGTAAACCGCAAGTTACCGATATTATTTTGGTTAATACAGACAGTGAAGAGCAGGTACTTGCCTTGTCTGCTGGAATTGAAAGTCACTCCGAACATCCACTCGCGCAAGCGATTGTTGAAAGTGCGAATGATAGAGGTATTGAAGCCATTAACACTGAGCACTTCAATGCCATTTCAGGTAAAGGTGTAGAAGCTGAAGTGGATGGCCAGATATTATTATTTGGTAATCTAAAATTAATGCAAGACAAAAATATTGATATTGGATTCAATGAAGCTAAGGCCCAAGTGTTAGCTGAAAATGCTAAAACACCAATGTATTTAGCGCTTGCAGGGCAATTACTGGCCATTATTGCGGTATCAGATCCGATAAAGCCTGATTCAATCGAAGCGATTGCGAGACTGAAACGCAGTGGCATCAAAGTGATAATGTTAACCGGGGACAATAAAGCGACCGCCGCCGCAGTGGCTAAAAAAGTCGGTATTGATGATTTTTTCGCAGAAGTCATGCCAGAAGATAAAGCCAATAAAGTGGCTGAACTTCAGCAACAAAATGAAGTGGTTGGTATGACCGGCGATGGGATTAATGACGCCCCCGCATTAGCGTTAGCCGATGTTGGCTTTGCTATTGGAACAGGCACTGATGTGGCGATAGAAAGCGCTGATATTACCTTAATGCGCGGATCACTTCATGGCTTAGCCGATGCGATAGCCATTAGTAAAGCAACGCTGCGCAACATTAAACAAAACTTGTTTGGCGCGTTTATTTACAACGTCGCGGGTATTCCCTTAGCAGCAGGTGTGCTTTTCCCTGTTTTTGGTATTTTGCTAAATCCAGTGATTGCCGGGGCTGCGATGGCCTTTTCATCACTTACCGTAGTGAGTAACGCTAACCGTTTACGTTTGTTTAAAGCCAAAGAACACTAG
- a CDS encoding DUF2057 family protein, translated as MKKFIAITLLSAVSSMSMAATISLPDYLVFTSIDGQPTDRSSTIDIKQGQHLVELRFFEVFTAGADDTNFVKSDSLYWSLNLTNDEDIQVSTKDILSAKNAKSFISSPVITLNSASMSNETVTLVNHEELMAIIMKQHRKMMSH; from the coding sequence ATGAAAAAATTTATCGCAATTACACTTTTATCTGCTGTCAGTTCTATGTCTATGGCCGCCACTATTTCATTGCCGGACTATTTAGTATTTACATCCATTGATGGGCAGCCAACTGATCGGTCGAGCACAATTGATATCAAACAAGGACAGCATTTAGTCGAATTACGTTTTTTTGAAGTATTCACTGCGGGAGCAGATGATACAAACTTTGTTAAGTCAGACTCATTATATTGGAGTTTAAATTTAACAAATGATGAAGATATTCAGGTTAGTACAAAGGATATTTTATCTGCGAAAAATGCAAAAAGCTTCATTTCATCTCCAGTCATAACTCTTAATAGTGCAAGTATGAGTAATGAAACTGTCACCTTAGTAAATCACGAAGAATTGATGGCTATTATCATGAAGCAACATAGAAAAATGATGAGTCATTAG
- a CDS encoding DUF2971 domain-containing protein — translation MSVEKKPRSFYKYCPVYNSPEKILQCDSLDKLEELEEYSLLNLFKHQAKFSSRTDFNDLFDTIIDLIPPDIREVESFLQQLSAKERRVAKPLLGKKNGQTNFRKYRDEINKLFDSYKMFCVTIKDNNDLMWSHYTNNHKGFCIELDASKLDAEKVSYKSELAKFKLLDIFKNEYGLITTENLSHLIKEAMLTKLEKWRYEEEYRITASHKMHELHQLQDNTKFTIYRSNQEWVKAIIFGHRMDDKVRQYIIDTYGESVKYKVAVPDMRVGTINIIDY, via the coding sequence ATGTCCGTAGAAAAGAAACCTCGTAGTTTTTACAAGTATTGTCCCGTTTATAATTCGCCAGAAAAGATTCTTCAGTGTGATAGCCTGGATAAATTAGAAGAACTAGAGGAATACTCCTTACTAAATCTCTTTAAGCATCAAGCTAAATTTTCATCTCGTACTGATTTTAACGACCTATTTGATACCATCATTGATCTTATACCTCCAGACATAAGAGAAGTGGAAAGTTTTTTACAACAGCTATCGGCGAAAGAAAGAAGGGTCGCAAAGCCGTTATTGGGCAAAAAAAATGGTCAGACCAACTTTAGAAAGTATCGAGATGAAATAAACAAGCTTTTTGACAGTTATAAAATGTTCTGCGTGACCATCAAAGACAACAATGATCTCATGTGGTCACATTACACGAACAATCATAAGGGTTTTTGTATTGAATTGGATGCAAGTAAGTTAGATGCTGAAAAAGTTAGCTATAAGTCTGAATTAGCCAAATTCAAACTTCTTGATATCTTCAAAAATGAATACGGCTTGATCACCACAGAAAATTTAAGTCATCTAATCAAAGAGGCTATGCTAACCAAGCTAGAAAAGTGGCGCTATGAAGAAGAGTACCGAATTACAGCTAGTCACAAAATGCATGAGCTCCATCAGCTTCAAGATAATACTAAATTTACTATATATAGAAGTAACCAGGAGTGGGTAAAGGCAATAATTTTTGGGCATAGAATGGATGATAAAGTTCGGCAATATATTATCGATACTTACGGGGAAAGTGTTAAATATAAGGTGGCAGTCCCTGACATGCGTGTAGGTACAATAAATATAATTGATTATTGA
- a CDS encoding TolC family protein has translation MSLIYKKLGEIYTQYILIVVMSFIGISAAVYAAEPVQTLSLEEAVYLSQSNDPWLVSNQFQQDAIQSESIAAGTLPDPKISVGLANLSINTFDFGQEAMTQMKIGVTQMFPRGDSLSLRQQQLELTAEQYPFLRQDRRAKLSVTTAQIWFDVYKAQESIALIERNRNLFEQLSDVVKAGYSSALVKSNQQDIIRAQLEVTRLEDKLTVLAQQEDMFKQKLSEWVGKAFVDEYRIGHEQDYELLFSTFTVPNILPQIKLTNPNLYFDEEKSQHYQQSLYEAFSVHPLISALEQRIESSRKGVELKKQLYKPEWGVNAGYSYRGNDPMGNSRDDLLSIGVSFDLPIFTSSKQDKQVQAAIYQSESIKTEKWLLLRNMMASYGTAKAQLLKLEQRQTLYNDFLLPQMQDQADASLTAYTNDKGDFAEVVRSLIAQLNTQLDALAINVDLQKVKVQLNYFFTPKVGPVSISHKSYVDGEVK, from the coding sequence ATGTCTTTAATTTACAAGAAATTGGGTGAAATTTACACTCAATATATTCTAATAGTAGTGATGTCCTTTATTGGTATTAGCGCTGCGGTATATGCGGCAGAACCAGTACAGACATTATCACTGGAAGAAGCAGTTTATCTCTCTCAATCAAACGATCCCTGGTTAGTCAGTAATCAATTTCAACAAGATGCTATTCAATCAGAGAGTATCGCGGCAGGAACTTTACCAGATCCAAAAATCAGTGTTGGTTTAGCTAATTTGTCCATAAACACTTTTGATTTTGGACAAGAAGCAATGACTCAAATGAAAATTGGTGTCACTCAAATGTTTCCCCGTGGGGATAGCTTAAGTTTACGCCAACAACAACTTGAGTTAACGGCTGAGCAATATCCTTTCTTAAGACAAGATAGACGAGCAAAGTTAAGTGTCACCACAGCTCAAATTTGGTTTGATGTATATAAAGCGCAAGAGAGCATTGCACTGATTGAGCGCAATCGGAACTTATTTGAACAACTATCAGATGTTGTTAAAGCAGGGTATTCATCTGCTTTAGTTAAATCTAATCAGCAGGATATTATTCGTGCTCAGTTAGAGGTGACCCGTCTTGAAGATAAGCTGACCGTTTTGGCCCAGCAAGAAGATATGTTTAAACAGAAATTATCTGAATGGGTTGGTAAGGCATTTGTTGATGAATATCGAATAGGTCATGAACAAGATTATGAGCTGTTATTTTCGACGTTCACCGTCCCTAATATACTTCCTCAAATTAAACTAACGAATCCTAATCTTTATTTCGATGAGGAAAAAAGCCAACATTACCAACAGTCTCTGTATGAAGCGTTCTCTGTTCATCCACTCATTTCAGCATTGGAGCAAAGAATTGAGTCAAGCCGAAAAGGTGTCGAGTTAAAAAAGCAATTGTATAAGCCAGAATGGGGTGTAAATGCTGGATACAGTTATCGAGGCAATGATCCTATGGGTAATTCTCGCGATGATTTGCTATCAATTGGTGTGAGTTTTGATTTACCAATATTTACTTCGTCAAAACAAGACAAGCAAGTTCAAGCCGCTATTTATCAATCGGAATCAATTAAAACGGAAAAGTGGTTACTGCTTCGAAACATGATGGCGTCATACGGTACTGCGAAAGCGCAACTTCTTAAATTGGAACAACGTCAGACACTCTATAACGATTTTTTATTACCTCAAATGCAAGATCAAGCTGATGCGTCGCTAACGGCTTACACAAATGATAAGGGTGATTTCGCTGAAGTCGTACGTTCCCTCATTGCTCAATTAAATACTCAATTAGATGCTTTGGCCATTAACGTTGATTTACAGAAAGTTAAAGTTCAATTGAACTATTTTTTTACCCCTAAAGTGGGCCCAGTTAGCATCTCACATAAATCTTATGTTGATGGAGAAGTAAAATGA
- a CDS encoding DUF4382 domain-containing protein, translating to MGIIRLISYTQGGFMTICRTMLLSSIFLLSACGSDSNTTVTVAEQVLPQGQFSLAISDSPMVGVSHVGMVMGELVMTDAEGVIHRHDLQDMTFNLLDFQGMDSHLVVDNIDLPLGQYHDAYVTIQQGDGNDGCYVEDGQGRHGLYVADGQLPVSDFEIVAGQHISITMEIDLYRGLSYQQGEYHLGHQAMWSVDNRYMGHLLGEVDPQWIADCETTYSDRTPIGGTI from the coding sequence ATGGGTATTATTAGATTAATTTCATATACTCAGGGCGGCTTTATGACGATTTGTAGAACAATGTTGTTATCCTCGATTTTTTTACTTAGCGCATGCGGGAGTGATTCAAATACTACTGTGACGGTAGCAGAACAAGTATTACCTCAGGGGCAATTCTCTTTAGCTATTTCTGATTCACCTATGGTTGGAGTTTCTCATGTTGGTATGGTCATGGGGGAACTGGTCATGACTGATGCTGAGGGCGTAATCCATAGACATGATTTACAGGATATGACGTTTAATCTACTCGACTTTCAGGGGATGGACAGCCATCTTGTAGTCGATAATATAGACTTACCTCTGGGTCAGTACCATGATGCCTATGTCACCATCCAACAGGGCGATGGCAATGACGGCTGCTATGTTGAAGATGGCCAGGGTCGACACGGTTTGTATGTAGCCGATGGACAACTTCCAGTTTCAGATTTTGAAATAGTAGCTGGCCAGCATATTTCCATCACTATGGAAATTGACTTGTATCGTGGCCTGTCATATCAACAAGGTGAATACCATTTAGGTCATCAAGCGATGTGGTCCGTTGATAATCGCTATATGGGCCACTTGCTGGGTGAAGTAGATCCTCAATGGATTGCCGATTGCGAGACAACTTATTCAGACCGGACTCCGATCGGGGGGACAATTTAG
- a CDS encoding calcium/sodium antiporter produces MTLAILAILGGFILLVWSADRFVEGAAVTAKHAGMPSLLIGMVIVGFGTSAPEMVVSAMAAIDGNPDLALGNALGSNIVNTGLILGVTAVITPIMVQSKIVRKEIPLLLLIGLLLGYFLLDGALTRVEAVLLLVGFFTLIGWSIFSAIKSKGDKLETEMDQELVDHAMPLKKAIFWLVLGLVLLIVSSRVLVWGAVNIAHAFGVSDLIIGLTIVALGTSLPELAASVIAVRKGEHDIAIGNVVGSNMFNLLAVVGIAGVISPMSSLPEQVLSRDWLVMMSMTVALLIIAYGFRRAGRINRYEGVGLLIAFCAYNVWLVSSVIA; encoded by the coding sequence ATGACACTTGCTATATTGGCTATATTAGGTGGTTTTATTTTATTAGTGTGGAGCGCTGATCGCTTTGTTGAAGGCGCTGCGGTAACCGCTAAGCATGCTGGAATGCCCTCGCTGCTTATTGGTATGGTGATCGTTGGTTTTGGTACGTCTGCACCTGAAATGGTGGTTTCCGCCATGGCGGCAATAGATGGTAATCCTGATTTAGCGCTGGGGAATGCCTTAGGCTCGAATATTGTTAATACTGGCTTAATTCTTGGCGTAACAGCCGTTATTACACCGATTATGGTGCAGTCTAAAATTGTCCGAAAAGAAATCCCCTTGTTGTTGTTAATAGGCTTACTGTTGGGCTATTTTCTCTTGGATGGCGCATTGACGCGTGTTGAAGCGGTGCTGCTATTGGTTGGGTTCTTTACTTTGATTGGTTGGAGTATTTTTTCTGCCATTAAAAGTAAAGGTGACAAATTAGAAACGGAGATGGATCAGGAATTAGTTGATCATGCTATGCCGCTCAAAAAAGCCATTTTTTGGTTAGTGCTGGGTCTTGTGCTGTTAATCGTAAGTTCGCGTGTTTTGGTATGGGGAGCTGTAAACATTGCACATGCATTTGGTGTAAGTGACTTGATTATTGGACTCACCATCGTCGCATTGGGTACTTCACTCCCAGAGCTTGCCGCTTCGGTTATAGCCGTTAGAAAAGGCGAGCACGATATTGCGATAGGCAACGTTGTTGGTTCGAACATGTTTAACTTACTTGCTGTTGTTGGTATTGCGGGTGTTATTTCGCCAATGTCCAGCTTACCTGAACAAGTACTATCACGCGACTGGTTAGTGATGATGAGCATGACGGTAGCCTTATTGATTATTGCTTATGGTTTTCGTCGAGCGGGCCGTATTAACCGATATGAAGGTGTTGGTTTATTAATCGCGTTTTGTGCCTACAATGTCTGGTTGGTGTCATCAGTAATTGCTTAG
- a CDS encoding transcriptional regulator, which translates to MKNTKLNILLSKCDSTAPIADDLAAWLDSPSGGNEIITDCEEMPLSSDDEYRAALKKIEGLFDAIPNTAEGSELEKWISLVESYENEHFPM; encoded by the coding sequence ATGAAGAATACTAAACTCAATATATTGCTCTCAAAATGTGACTCAACGGCACCAATAGCTGATGATTTAGCTGCATGGCTTGATTCTCCTTCTGGCGGAAATGAGATTATTACTGATTGCGAAGAGATGCCTCTGAGTTCTGATGATGAGTATCGTGCAGCTTTAAAGAAAATTGAAGGATTGTTTGATGCAATACCTAATACTGCTGAAGGTTCTGAGCTTGAAAAATGGATTTCATTAGTTGAATCATATGAAAATGAACACTTCCCAATGTAA